The segment TGCTTTAAAACTGACTGAAAGGCTATTTTCGTGGAACAATGCATTATTTCACCACTTAACACAACTATGAACATGCGCCCTTCTTCCATAACACCACGTTTGTGCCAAAGGCTGATGCGCATTGGTTCCTCGACCGTCTGGACCCTCCCGGAGCTCTTCCGGGTGTGGATAACCCACATTTCCTCCTGCCGACACGCATTCCCAAGAAAACATCCTGGATAACGGGCCGAGCTGCGTGTTGGTGCAAACCAACGAATGAAACGGAGCACTCGAGGTGAAAGACAGACAGTTCGCCAGATACAGGACATGTTTGACGACCGACTGTGGGAACCGTGGAATATTTGAGATGTCAGCGCATCATTTTCCAACATCATTCGCCAGCCAGCTGTTCACGTTTCGAGTTACAGAACGCAGACCTTCTCTGTAGTGACTCCTTTcaaaatacaagacattaaGCAAGCATTTTAAATAGGGAAACAATATGTGGCTATACACTTTGGCTATTTCTCTTATTGTCATTGCGCATGAGGTCAACGGAGAGCCACATACGCGTCCATCCTCGGCGACGCAGCTGAATTCAACATTGCCCCCTCAAGAAGAAGATTCAACACACAATACAACAGATGCAGAGATTGGATCTCGTATTTCTACTATTTTAAGGGATCTTCCTACTATCAAAGGCATTTCGATTTTCATCTGCGTATTAACAACCTTGCTAATCACGTGCCTTGTCATAAAAATATTCAGGTAATATAATTTGTCctatatttattagtattttgttggtctgagatcttgtgcaaatacatttttgttgttgatttgtTCATAAGAAAATGCCACCTTCTCATAATTGAATACGTTAATTGAAAACCGCGTAATTTTCGACTTAACGCCTCTGTAGTTTAATGTCACGGTTCTTCTAATATTAGACTAACGTTATATGCACAATTCATTAAATTCGAACGATTTTAGATTCTCTTCTAACGTTGACACGTTATCCTTGATTTAATCCTCTGACAGCACATGGTTCGCTTGTAGCAACCGAGAACCGACTCTTATTCAGAACCTTTATCGTATCGTTCTGGGAACCATTAAAAATACTGCAATCGAAAGACTTTTGAGGTTCGGTTCGGTTCCGTTAACAGGTGCGAACGAAACTAAAATACGCTCTCAGTGTTTCGAGCAGTGTgtatagtaaaaatatacagAGCGCGACCAGTGTCGGGTTTATGAACAAACGAGTagtgactcttatgagccgattctttttagtgattcaaaacACTTAATGAACGGAGAACGTTTGTTttggaccagcataaaccagaaaaggactagcttaaaccagcgtcaaaacctacctaacctgcatcccagcattaaaacatacctaccagcatatgctgtttttcttcACGAGGGTCAGTAGTGAATCAAAATAGTTAATGGACGAATAACGTTTGTGTTTAAACCAAGACTCAGTAATTCAAAAcgttaaatgaacaaaaaacatttgttttgtggCACTTAAAGATTCAGTAGTGAATCAAAACACTTAATGAACGAAGGACATTTGTGTTTAAACCAAGACTGAGtagtaatcagtgttgggggtaactcgagttacgtaataatattacttttatcaagtaactagtaaagtaacgcatcacttttgaatttctaataaaatatctgagttactttttcaaaaaagtaacgccagttacttttttccctatTAAGTAAGTCTCCTgtcaggaaattgggagtaaacatgatgttactgtattctagactaaatgtgaacatgcattaattcatctcgtatacaaaaacagattcagtattactcaaaatgaataaaaacggtgaaatgcaaactcagaatatgacgcaacgctgcaataattaaatatgttaaataaaacaaatatcctttatgtatttaataacattttattaaccgGTGTATTTGCTGTTGACCtttgatgatgcaattcaaccgtactaataatcaaaaatgactttagatcaACTAACATttaatgcttaattttttatagctgaagagtgatgtcctgcataaatgtacttttcttttagCCTGAGGTGAatgcatttcacttttggtgttaATAGgcttttacatatatatatatatatatatatatatatagagaaagagagagagagagagagagagagaaaagaagcAAGCCCCGCcctgatttaaaaagtaatgcaaaagtataAAAAGCATTACTTTCCGTAAAAACTAACcgagtaacgtaattagttactttttcagggagtaacacaaaattgtaatgcattacttttaaccCCAACACTGGTAGTAATTACATCGTTAAATGAAAGAAgaacatttgtgttttgtggCACTTAAAGCAGAGAGATTCAGATTCAGTACaccataaaaaacaatttgctgagtcaacttaaaataatttgtaacctggctgccttaaaattttaagttcagtcaactcaaaaaagtttattcaacttgaaatgttaaattatactactTAGACAActagtgacaacttagatatttgagttgtatcaacttaaaattttaaggcagctgggttacttacccatatgttaagtttagcaaacacaaatatctaagttgttacttagtacaacttaacatttcaagttgactaaacttattttagctgactgaacttaaaattttaaggcagcagggtaacaaattattttaagctcactcaacaaattgtgttttttatttttttacagtgtagtgaatcaaaacacTTAATGAACTAAGTGTTTAAACCAAGACTCCGTAGTGATTCAAAACGTTAAATGAACGAAGAACGTTTGTGTTTTGTGGCACTTAAAGATttattagtgaatcaaaacactGGACGAAGAATGTTTAAAAGCAAGACTCAGTGGTGATTCAAAACGTTTAATGGATGAagaatgtttgtattttgtggTACTATAAAGCAAGATTCAgtagttaaattaaaacactTAATGAACGAAGAGCATTTGTTTAAACCAAGACTACGTaatgtttcaaaacattaaatgcATGAAGAACGTTTGTTTTGTGGCACTTAAAGCAACACTGAGTAAAGAATCAAAACGCCTAATGAACGAAGAACGTTTGCGTTTTGTGGTACTTTAAGCACGACCCATTCAATACAGGTACTGACTTTATAGtgttttatagaaataaatgacatgatAATATATAGCCAGGATCAGTTATTGGATTGCATTTGTCACCTGTAGAAAGTCTGTGACAAGTCTGTCAccacaaacacagcttttgaaAGAActgtattatttcttttttgttagaGCAGTTCTAAAATGATATAATTTGGCAGCAGACTGTGAAGGAAAGTGAATGTCCATTTCTTTGGAATTGAAAAACTCTTGAACACTTTCGAACATACAGGTCATAACCTTACTCACCTGTCCTTTCTATCCCTGGTTTGATTAGATCGGCAAAGAAGATCAGAAAAACGCGAAAATATGACATCATCACAACTCCCGCTGAGCGTGTAGAGATGGCACctttaaatgaagaaaatgacGAAGAAGACGATTCAACCCTGTTCGACGTCAAGTACAGGTGAGTACTTTACCACAACATTTGCTTTATGTGCAATGACAAGAAATAAGAGCTTTGTTTTTGTCCTTGTTTATTGAGGTGTTCCAAAtagaagttttaaaaacaagttaaaggGACGGGGACTAATGCCTAAACTAGTGGCATGTGGGTCTGGatcatatttgatttatttccaAGTCTGCCTGTTAAATACCTTTCTCAGAAAAACAAGATTCAGTTTCTTCCCAGATGGTTGGCAAATGTAGCTACATACTTTTCTTAAGTTAACATGACAAGGGAGCGACAAGGAAGCGTGCTAAAAAATAGAACAAAGGCTGAAATGTCTAAGGACTTTCAGCTCATTAGAATAAAGTATTAATGGAAAATGCCTTCGTAAGCACAAGGAAAATGTGCAGccagttttaaaatgttaatgcttCTCATTTTTGGTACATTACTATAATCTCATCAAGTAAAACCAGTGTTTTAATGCCCACTGGTTGTTTATTGACTACGAATGTTCTTGGTGTGTGACCTCACAGGTCACAATGGAAATAGTTGTGTTATTTGAAGGGCTAGCGAGCGTCAAGACTTGACTTCTCCCTTCCGTCCAATTGTTCTTTGACTGAGAAACTGCTTCCTTTTGCTGGGCATGGCTCCCTGTTTATCAGCGTTTTATTGGCAACGTAGCTGTCTGATAGTGAGCcaaaccagtttaaaccagtCTGACGACTGGAAACGTGATATTTTTGTGGTTTACTTAACCCTCTCAtttaaattctttgttttttcatagGTGAATGGCATTCTGCGCTCATTCATTGTTGAAGATCTTTTCTAAAACCCCCTGGATGAACACATCTATACAAGAATTGTGCTCCCTGCATCTCTAATTTGATCCTTTTCCTCAGAGGCTTGAAACGTCAGCGGAACCAGAGTTTTTTGATGTATTCCTATGTTCTGACATTCCAAACCAGCATTAAATGTGATGTCTTATGAAAGCTTTTCCAGCAAAGATTgatgaaaacaacatttttctttgctTCAAAGAAAGGAGAtactaaacaaaattaattattgcACAGCTTTTCATATTTTGCCCAAAAACATTCCAGTTGTTTGGTAGAAAGTCTGCaattcaatataaaatattcaatttTGCCCAGGCAGCTTTGAACATTTCTGTTACAGTATATTACACTGAAGCTATTTtgagtaatgtttttaaaatgtaatgataatttcagacaaaaatgattgatttaaaaattctacacattatattgttttctttaagtgatTTAGCTGTGCTTAAATCTGCTCAAAGATTCCAATTAAAAGAATATCGATATATTTTCGTCCAAATCTGACGATGTTAAATGGATGTTCATGATCCAATACTGAAACTGTCTTTATTATATACTATTGtctgtatatactgtatgcaaattagtttatttttagaaaaaagcatattttgatttaataagAGTAATATGTTTCAAACCTccctatattttaaaaaatattaatctacTAACCACTAATTGTGCGTATTTACTGTATAAGGGttgaatgtatgtgtgtgtgagagaggatGTGTTGAGTTGGGAGAATATTGTTGCCATATTGCTGCTCTCTGAGGTCGGGGATTGTTTTTTATTGTCGCGTATGCACACCTCCTTTTTTAATTAACTGGTTTTTACAGTGGAAAACTGCGGTGCCACACATCATGAAGAGTTTAAACATATATAGCTGTTATATCAgatatgttaaattatatttcccAGATTTAGAGCAGCATTGAAAGAGTATATTTGAAAACTACAATGATATATTGATGATATATTGTGTTATGTGACTTTTCCTTAACTAtagtatgactttattttatctTGACGCTCCTAATGTGAAGGACTTAAGTCCAGCATCTAAGGACCAATAAGAATGTGTATTGAATTATAAATTGTTTATGATGTGGCTGACTAGAAAATGAAGTATGTGGTTCTCTCCGTCTATTCTGCTCTAAATGTTTCCATCTTCCTAATGTATTTCACACaaatctgaattaaaatgaaGGAGAGGAATGGGAAGTAAAAAGTATTAAACACAAATGATTGCTGATGGCTGTAGAACTGCACTGTTgagatgaaatgtttttttttggtcttgtctaaagtgttttttccttctttagCTTTCTGCAATAATTGAACATCTTAAAACATGCTTTAGCTTTTTCCTAGTTTTGTCTGACATGCTTGCTAGTCTCAAcactggacaaaaaaaaagttttattatatCATCAACCATCTTTCTTTTCAAAGAAAGTTTTGTGTATGTGCTAATTGTACAATATTGTTTCGGAGTACCAAATCATAAATGTACTTTCTTTGGTtcttgaataataaaataaatactttctaaatgaaataaatacaaatcttaATTCAAAACATGCACCAGAGGTTTGTCAAATGCGTTGTTTAAAACCTTGAATGTGAGTTGGCATATCTAAGATCTGCCACAATCTTGTTAACCAGTAACCTGCAACAGCTTAAGAATGTAATGACATGCAAGTCAAACAAATTTTCCATTTGTCTGGTTTTCTTTAGCTCATTATTAGTCGAGCTTCAGCTGTAGCACatcatatttcagtttttaaaaaaaaaacaaaaaaacaattagagTGTTTTTACGACGCATCATCAGTCAGCCATATTGGCAgaactgaacgtaaacaatgccactgaactgaatgaaactcacatatttagcggattattgctgctaaaaatggtcaattattttcatgttttgaacTTTACTAATCGGTtagaccgggaaaaacatttggagtactatagactgccaaaggttataacaaatcaagaagtagggctgtgtattgccaaAATCTAGCGATACGATATGTATCATGATACAGGAATTGCGGTACAATATGTTGCAATACATTGCGATATTGTAAACAAGGCGAtatattgggatatttcttattttataaacaGGACAATTTTaggaaagctgtaattaagaacACACCACCATATGCAAACCAGTCAGTGTTATTGAATCACTTTTTGTGCAGTACGAGTAAAGCgggaaaataaagtgcttgcaaaattctttagttattaaatgtataaaatgtaagcttttataaacagaccatatatatttttagaccctgctttacaatttaagtttacaactgtaaccatgtcagatcattttgatctCAACTTAATTACATCtgcttaatatcaataaaaagtgCTTACGTgattcctaaagaaaacaaaagaattgtaaaacaatagaataaatacagatattggACATTCTAAAAACCTTTTTGTTCTGagaattactttttttgcaaGTTTTTCAGATTATAATTGTGCTTCGCGTGGAATCACAGAGACCGTGATGCAAGCACCGTCTCAATTGCACAAAACGGCCCCACCACGAGAGAGAAAGCAGCAGGTAGCCGCACGGCTACCCTACCGCGCCCGGCGCGAAGGCCCTTTCACGGGACGCTCGGCTGCATGGGGCGCTTCTGCTGCACAGAGGGGTGGCGGCCGCGTGGCAATTCCGCCTCTTGCTGCGTCCTGGAGTGAACGTTACCTCAAACGCCGAAATGACGCCACACTTTACACTGAGGCGGGAGCAGGAACTATTATTTCATCCTCCATTAACTCTAACTTTAGCGGCAAGCCCTTATGCTagtatttcctgtcactgtttaagTTCAGAGATAAGAAGACTGCAATCTAGCGTTCAGGATATAAGCTCAAAACTAagcaactgtcatgaatcttgtatgattattattttttaaaatacagatattCCGTTTATGAGAATCGATACAGTATCGCCAAACAAAATATCGCGATACACACGTGtacagatattttcttacacccctaTCAAGACGAGTGCAAAAGACTGTCTGAGGCGGAAAGGCAGCGTttggccaaactaaaccaggatttccagggcaagaatcttgacaacattcatgctTGGTcttatttccagtcaggtaggtgaaatattaggctaatatcttatttaatactgcttgtttgtatctttaccacctatgaACTTTAGTGTGCCAAAGTCTTATGGTTACCAAgttcttctctatatgatttagcaccTTAcacaggttttgttttttttgtttttttcccatggtttagacagaATAAATTAGCAAAAGAACGTATCCAGTAGTACAGTACATTagccatgcaatccatgctgttgttcaCATCAGAGTATCTCCAATAAAACtaatcgtgcagaccaaaccgtaagtcgtagaaacttgaaacttggagggatggtagtactcacaccgcctacaacattaccaaggctcaccccaatcggcctgaagGGGGCGCTACAGCCAAAGTGCAAAATCgttcataactcctaaactattagtcgcaggctcaagtgtcatatgtcgttggaatccttggctcactcCGGACAAAACGATGATGATCGTGAGCCTGGCAAAATTTTTGGGTGTTTTTGCTAAcatttgcaaactagtcctaggtttttcacctgatcgaaaccaaaccagtgcagaaagattctctgactcaccgtcgcaaagggatgccaaaacatttgaaagtgGCAATGCCACTTtcagtaaaatgcctataactcctgaatggaatgagatatcgtcatcaaactcagaacacttaagaGATCAATCTGAggttacaggaaaaaaaaaaacaaaaaaaaaacacagagcctggccacttggtggcactaCAAGAggtaaaaaacataaaaattgtgacaactgcacaaccatttgtcctatcaataTGAAAGTCGTTGTGCACGGCCTTGGTCCAAAGTGCgacaagtgtctacaaggaaaaaacatggccaccattgGCTGACGAAGTCTGAGCACCTGTTAAACAAGATTAACGGAGGCTGATCGAAAcaaacttggtgg is part of the Labeo rohita strain BAU-BD-2019 chromosome 18, IGBB_LRoh.1.0, whole genome shotgun sequence genome and harbors:
- the fam174b gene encoding membrane protein FAM174B; its protein translation is MWLYTLAISLIVIAHEVNGEPHTRPSSATQLNSTLPPQEEDSTHNTTDAEIGSRISTILRDLPTIKGISIFICVLTTLLITCLVIKIFRSAKKIRKTRKYDIITTPAERVEMAPLNEENDEEDDSTLFDVKYR